A single region of the Lycium barbarum isolate Lr01 chromosome 2, ASM1917538v2, whole genome shotgun sequence genome encodes:
- the LOC132628615 gene encoding two-component response regulator ARR11-like: MVDLASTAMLMFSKGKENIDVMIINVNSFDLLSFKLLDQAVALYISSVVVCDEPGPFLAEKALNAGAYLYLKKPLLEEIVKYLWQFVLREKNQKKKVREGLEENGDQVNVIGDPDDIGNKDIIGNDEQDGEKNVPNTEEHSNNIHKAENNIVSNGKYKLRRKRGCYPTDILKAMNVPGLTNRQVASHLQSFRRAKIYSPPPSGQGSSSGSQQRSSFRNFGTMLRLQTNVANLKQQQRNIVQIQSGQKGDSSTQQQLYRTQLQVQPIYLNIDSPFNNPFLLVRNNVDGGIQQQHGSLFGMLGSQGL; this comes from the exons ATGGTTGATTTGGCTTCAACAGCAATGTTAATGTTTTCCAAAGGAAAGGAAAACATTGATGTGATGATAATCAATGTCAATTCATTTGATCTACTTTCCTTTAAGCTTTTGGATCAAGCTGTGGCCTTGTACATCAGCTCAGTCG TTGTATGTGATGAACCCGGTCCATTCTTAGCAGAGAAGGCCTTGAATGCTGGAGCTTACCTTTACCTGAAAAAGCCACTTCTCGAGGAAATTGTGAAATACTTATGGCAATTTGTATTGAGggagaaaaatcaaaagaaaaaagtGAGAGAAGGATTAGAAGAAAATGGAGATCAGGTGAATGTTATTGGGGATCCTGATGATATTGGTAACAAAGATATTATTGGAAATGATGAACAAGATGGAGAGAAGAATGTGCCTAATACTGAGGAACATAGCAATAACATTCATAAGGCTGAAAACAATATCGTATCGAATGGAAAATACAAGTTAAGGAGGAAGAGAG GGTGTTACCCAACTGACATTCTTAAGGCGATGAATGTGCCTGGACTTACCAACAGGCAAGTTGCAAGCCATCTTCAG AGCTTCAGAAGAGCGAAAATCTATTCGCCACCCCCATCAGGTCAAGGATCCTCAAGTGGTTCTCaacaaagaagtagctttagAAATTTTGGGACAATGCTTCGTCTTCAAACAAATGTTGCAAATCTGAAACAACAGCAACGTAACATAGTTCAAATCCAAAGTGGCCAAAA AGGAGATAGTTCAACTCAGCAGCAGCTCTATCGAACTCAACTTCAGGTTCAACCCATATACCTCAACATTGACAGCCCATTCAATAACCCATTTTTGTTGGTCAGAAATAATGTTGATGGtgggatacaacaacaacatggaTCATTATTTGGAATGCTGGGTTCACAAGGACTTTAA